In the genome of Raphanus sativus cultivar WK10039 chromosome 4, ASM80110v3, whole genome shotgun sequence, one region contains:
- the LOC108851409 gene encoding LOW QUALITY PROTEIN: uncharacterized protein LOC108851409 (The sequence of the model RefSeq protein was modified relative to this genomic sequence to represent the inferred CDS: deleted 1 base in 1 codon), giving the protein MKVDTDSVLVPLSVFIAVGYHVFLWNTFKHNPSRTSLGIDSSKRKSWFRDIKEGDDKTGMLAVQSLRNKKMVTILTATVSILILLSLAAVTNNAFKASHLFTTADDIVLGSKNPTIFVLKYASTSLLLAVSFFFSSLSVSYLMDANFLINAIAKMHEGDCDCDYELTGTGSFREYTRLVLERGFFMAMIGNRVMCVSVPLLLWMFGPLPVFVSSLGLVWVLYQIDFQAVATISVCKR; this is encoded by the exons ATGAAAGTGGACACAGACAGTGTTTTAGTGCCCTTGAGTGTGTTCATAGCAGTGGGATATCATGTCTTCCTCTGGAACACCTTCAAGCACAATCCTTCTCGTACTTCTCTTGGCATCGATTCCTCCAAACGCAAATCTTGGTTCCGTGACATCAAAGAG GGTGACGATAAGACTGGCATGTTGGCAGTGCAAAGCCTGAGGAACAAAAAAATGGTTACAATTCTCACTGCTACAGTCTCC ATCCTTATCTTGCTTTCTCTAGCTGCGGTTACTAACAACGCGTTTAAAGCAAGCCACCTCTTCACAACCGCGGACGACATTGTTTTAGGCTCCAAAAACCCTACAATCTTCGTCCTCAAGTATGCATCTACCTCTCTGCTTCTTGCAGTAAGCTTTTTCTTCAGCTCACTTTCTGTGAGTTACTTGATGGATGCCAATTTTCTCATAAACGCCATTGCTAAAATGCATGAAGGAGACTGCGATTGCGATTATGAATTGACGGGGACTGGATCGTTTAGGGAGTATACAAGATTAGTGTTGGAGAGAGGGTTTTTTATGGCTATGATTGGGAACAGAGTTATGTGCGTTTCTGTACCGCTATTGCTATGGATGTTTGGGCCGTTACCAGTGTTTGTGTCTTCACTAGGCCTTGTTTGGGTATTGTACCAGATTGATTTTCAGGCAGTCGCCACAATTTCCGTTTGTAAacgataa
- the LOC108851535 gene encoding uncharacterized protein LOC108851535, which yields MAGLRWRELWNTVAFPTRRVWNRFTVHVGLRHSGLLRLQNDVSSCEYEDIHIMWNLLHKIEDSTQTPTRVARIKQRKKACWNLFGSYLCQRF from the exons ATGGCCGGCCTGAGATGGAGAGAGTTGTGGAACACGGTTGCGTTCCCCACCCGGCGAGTCTGGAATCGTTTCACCGTTCACGTCGGATTACGCCACAGTG GACTCTTGAGGTTACAAAACGACGTGAGTTCGTGCGAGTACGAAGACATTCACATCATGTGGAATCTGTTGCACAAGATTGAAGATTCGACACAAACACCGACACGTGTTGCACGGATCAAACAAAGGAAGAAAGCTTGTTGGAATCTCTTCGGTTCATATCTTTGCCAAAGATTCTGA
- the LOC108851606 gene encoding uncharacterized protein LOC108851606, whose amino-acid sequence MRNIIALSKRLYSPRFSSSGYHGINDAVSKTVFSGPILGRSFHHLRKAGSFVVPRVLFVSRNLSTNVSSKQPAFLRWYLRKLESHPFMTKSLTTSLIYMAADLTSQMITMQPSGSYDLIRTARMASFGLIFLGPSQHLWFSYLSRILPKRDVLTTVKKIMMGQVLFGPFSNTVFYSYNAALQGENSEEILARLKRDLLPTLRNGLMYWPVCDFVTFKYVPVHLQPLMNSSCAYIWTIYLTYMANQTKADG is encoded by the exons ATGAGGAACATCATTGCCTTGAGCAAACGTCTATACTCCCCTCGATTCTCCTCCTCCGGTTATCACGGAATCAACGATGCGGTCTCAAAAACTGTTTTCTCCGGTCCGATCCTGGGACGATCGTTTCACCACCTCCGCAAGGCCGGGAGCTTCGTAGTCCCTCGTGTCTTGTTCGTGTCGCGAAACCTATCGACGAATGTTTCTTCGAAACAACCTGCGTTTCTACGATGGTATTTGAGAAAGTTGGAGTCGCACCCTTTCATGACTAAGAGCCTCACTACTTCCCTCATTTATATGGCCGCCGATCTCACTTCTCAG ATGATCACGATGCAGCCATCTGGTTCTTATGACCTGATAAGAACAGCCAGAATGGCTAGCTTTGGGTTGATATTCCTCGGCCCATCACAGCATCTTTGGTTCAGTTATCTCTCTAGAATACTGCCAAAGCGTGATGTGTTGACTACCgttaagaaaataatgatgGGGCAGGTTCTTTTCGGACCTTTTAGCAACACCGTCTTCTATTCCTATAATGCTGCTTTACAAG gtgaaaattccgaggaaattctgGCGAGATTGAAGCGGGATCTTCTGCCAACATTGAGAAATGGACTTATGTATTGGCCAGTCTGTGATTTTGTGACATTCAAGTATGTGCCCGTTCATCTCCAG CCATTGATGAATAGCTCGTGTGCATATATATGGACCATTTATTTGACGTATATGGCAAACCAGACAAAAGCAGATGGCTGA